A stretch of Cucumis sativus cultivar 9930 chromosome 2, Cucumber_9930_V3, whole genome shotgun sequence DNA encodes these proteins:
- the LOC101220902 gene encoding AT-hook motif nuclear-localized protein 19, with translation MMANRWWTSGQMGLPGVDHTSTSSSAMRKPDLGISMNDNGGPVHSGGDDDDDRDNGGDEPKEGAVEVPTRRPRGRPPGSKNKPKPPIFVTRDSPNALKSHVMEISNGADIAESVAQFARRRQRGVSVLSGSGTVTNVTLRQPSAPGAVLALQGRFEILSLTGTFLPGPAPPGSTGLTIYLAGGQGQVVGGSVVGPLTAAGPVMVIAATFSNATYERLPLEEEEEGGGVGAQGHTSAGGGGAGDGSPQGIGGGVGDPSAMTPLYNLPPNLLPNGGGGQLNQEAYSWAHGGRPSF, from the exons ATGATGGCAAACCGGTGGTGGACCTCCGGCCAGATGGGTCTTCCCGGAGTTGATCATACTTCAACAAGCTCCTCTGCTATGAGAAAACCAGATCTGGGAATCTCCATGAACGACAACGGTGGTCCTGTTCACAGTGGTGGTGATGACGATGACGATAGGGATAACGGTGGGGATGAACCTAAAGAAGGAGCAGTTGAGGTTCCAACGCGTCGTCCCCGTGGCCGACCGCCGGGATCCAAGAATAAGCCTAAGCCACCTATCTTTGTTACTAGAGATAGCCCTAATGCCCTAAAAAGCCATGTCATGGAGATTTCTAATGGAGCTGATATTGCCGAGAGCGTTGCTCAATTCGCTCGACGGCGACAGAGAG GTGTTTCTGTACTTAGTGGTAGCGGTACGGTTACAAATGTCACACTCCGACAACCGTCTGCGCCTGGTGCAGTCTTAGCCCTCCAGGGACGATTCGAGATACTTTCTTTAACTGGAACTTTCCTCCCTGGACCAGCCCCACCTGGCTCAACCGGACTAACGATCTACTTGGCTGGTGGACAAGGGCAAGTGGTGGGTGGCAGCGTCGTCGGGCCACTCACCGCTGCTGGCCCAGTGATGGTGATTGCTGCAACATTTTCCAACGCAACATACGAAAGATTACCCttagaagaggaagaagaaggcgGCGGAGTAGGAGCACAAGGGCACACATCGGCAGGCGGTGGCGGCGCAGGCGACGGTTCACCACAAGGCATCGGAGGCGGAGTCGGGGACCCATCAGCTATGACTCCACTGTACAATTTACCACCAAATTTACTACCGAATGGTGGCGGAGGGCAGTTGAACCAAGAGGCCTATTCTTGGGCTCACGGCGGCCGGCCGTCATTTTAA